A single Methanocaldococcus bathoardescens DNA region contains:
- a CDS encoding DUF211 domain-containing protein has translation MNGIRRIVLDILKPHEPKITDMALRLTSLSNIDGVNITVYEIDKETENVKVTIEGNNLDFDEIQEIIESLGGTIHSIDEVVAGKKIIEEVRTPQDRY, from the coding sequence TTGAACGGTATTAGAAGAATTGTTTTAGACATATTAAAGCCACATGAGCCAAAAATAACAGATATGGCGTTAAGATTAACATCATTATCAAATATCGATGGGGTTAATATTACAGTTTATGAGATAGATAAAGAAACAGAAAATGTTAAAGTAACAATTGAAGGGAATAATTTAGATTTTGATGAAATTCAGGAAATTATTGAAAGTTTGGGAGGGACTATTCACAGTATAGATGAGGTTGTTGCGGGTAAAAAGATTATTGAAGAAGTTAGAACACCACAGGATAGATATTAA
- the fhcD gene encoding formylmethanofuran--tetrahydromethanopterin N-formyltransferase: protein MEINGVYIEDTFAEAFPIWVSRVLITAATKKWAKIAATEATGFGCSVIMCPAEAGIEKYVPPSETPDGRPGYIIQICHPKKSELEHQMLERLGQCVLTCPTTAIFDAMGDKADEQLKVGFKLKFFGDGYEKKDELYGRKVYRIPIMGGEFITEAKFGIKKGVAGGNFFIMADTNASALIAAEAAVDAISNVEGVITPFPGGVVASGSKVGASNPKYKFMVATTNHKMCPTLKGVVEDSEIPEDVNGVYEIVIDGTDEEAVKEAMKQGILAATKVPGVKKITAGNYGGKLGKYQINLRELFE, encoded by the coding sequence ATGGAGATAAATGGAGTATATATTGAAGATACATTTGCAGAAGCATTCCCAATATGGGTGTCAAGAGTTTTAATAACAGCTGCTACAAAGAAGTGGGCTAAGATTGCAGCTACAGAAGCAACAGGTTTTGGTTGTTCTGTTATAATGTGTCCAGCAGAGGCAGGAATTGAGAAATATGTTCCACCATCAGAAACACCTGACGGAAGACCAGGATACATAATACAAATATGCCACCCTAAAAAGTCAGAATTAGAGCACCAAATGTTAGAGAGATTAGGACAGTGTGTCTTAACATGCCCAACAACCGCTATTTTTGACGCAATGGGAGATAAAGCTGATGAGCAATTAAAAGTTGGATTTAAGTTGAAGTTTTTCGGAGACGGTTACGAGAAAAAAGATGAATTATATGGAAGAAAAGTTTACAGAATACCAATTATGGGAGGAGAATTTATAACTGAAGCTAAGTTTGGAATTAAGAAAGGAGTTGCTGGAGGAAACTTCTTTATAATGGCAGATACAAATGCCTCTGCATTAATTGCTGCTGAAGCTGCAGTTGATGCCATTTCAAATGTTGAAGGTGTTATAACACCATTCCCAGGAGGAGTTGTTGCTTCTGGTAGTAAAGTTGGAGCAAGCAATCCAAAATACAAGTTTATGGTCGCTACAACAAACCACAAGATGTGTCCAACATTAAAAGGAGTTGTTGAAGATTCAGAGATTCCAGAAGATGTTAATGGAGTTTATGAAATAGTTATCGATGGAACTGATGAGGAAGCAGTTAAAGAGGCAATGAAACAAGGTATTTTAGCAGCTACAAAAGTTCCAGGAGTTAAGAAAATTACAGCTGGAAACTATGGAGGTAAGTTAGGTAAATATCAAATCAACTTAAGAGAATTGTTTGAATAA
- the tuf gene encoding translation elongation factor EF-1 subunit alpha, giving the protein MAKQKPVLNVAFIGHVDAGKSTTVGRLLYDSGAIDPQLLEKLKREAQERGKAGFEFAYVMDNLKEERERGVTIDVAHKKFETPKYEVTIVDCPGHRDFIKNMITGASQADAAVLVVDVNDAKTGIQPQTREHMFLARTLGIKQIAVAINKMDTVNYSQEEYEKMKKLLSEQLLKVLGYNPDQIDFIPTASLKGDNVVKKSENMPWYKGPTLVEALDKFQPPEKPTNLPLRIPIQDVYSITGVGTVPVGRVETGILKPGDKVVFEPAGVQGEVKSIEMHHEQIPQAEPGDNIGFNVRGVSKKDIKRGDVCGHPDNPPTVAEEFTAQIVVLQHPTAITVGYTPVFHAHTAQVACTFMELLKKLDPRTGQVIEENPQFLKTGDAAIVKIKPTKPMVIENVREIPQLGRFAIRDMGMTIAAGMAIDVKAKNK; this is encoded by the coding sequence ATGGCAAAGCAAAAACCAGTATTAAACGTAGCATTCATTGGACACGTCGATGCAGGTAAATCAACAACAGTCGGTAGATTATTATACGACAGTGGAGCTATCGACCCACAGTTATTAGAAAAGTTAAAAAGAGAAGCTCAAGAGAGAGGTAAAGCAGGATTCGAGTTTGCTTACGTTATGGACAACTTGAAAGAAGAGAGAGAAAGAGGGGTTACAATTGACGTAGCTCACAAGAAATTCGAAACTCCAAAATATGAAGTTACAATTGTCGACTGTCCAGGACACAGAGACTTCATTAAAAACATGATTACAGGAGCTTCACAGGCAGATGCTGCTGTCTTAGTTGTTGATGTTAACGACGCTAAGACAGGAATTCAGCCACAAACAAGAGAGCACATGTTCTTAGCAAGAACATTAGGTATTAAGCAAATTGCTGTTGCAATCAACAAGATGGATACAGTTAACTACAGCCAAGAAGAATACGAAAAAATGAAGAAATTATTATCAGAGCAATTATTAAAAGTCTTAGGTTACAACCCAGACCAAATTGACTTCATTCCAACCGCTTCATTAAAAGGAGACAACGTTGTTAAGAAATCAGAAAACATGCCATGGTACAAAGGACCAACATTAGTTGAAGCTTTAGATAAATTCCAACCACCAGAAAAACCAACAAACTTACCATTAAGAATCCCAATCCAAGATGTTTACTCAATTACAGGGGTTGGTACAGTTCCTGTTGGAAGAGTCGAAACAGGTATCTTAAAACCAGGAGACAAAGTAGTCTTTGAACCAGCAGGAGTCCAAGGAGAAGTTAAGTCAATTGAGATGCACCACGAACAAATCCCACAAGCAGAACCTGGAGACAACATCGGATTCAACGTTAGAGGAGTCAGTAAGAAAGACATTAAGAGAGGAGACGTTTGTGGACACCCAGACAACCCACCAACAGTTGCTGAAGAGTTTACCGCTCAAATCGTTGTCTTACAGCACCCAACAGCAATTACAGTTGGTTACACACCAGTCTTCCACGCACACACAGCACAAGTTGCATGTACATTCATGGAGTTATTGAAGAAATTAGACCCAAGAACAGGGCAAGTTATTGAAGAGAACCCACAGTTCTTGAAGACTGGTGATGCTGCTATAGTCAAAATCAAACCAACAAAACCAATGGTCATTGAAAACGTTAGAGAAATTCCACAGTTAGGAAGATTCGCTATCAGAGATATGGGTATGACAATCGCTGCTGGTATGGCAATCGATGTCAAAGCTAAGAACAAGTAA
- the rpsJ gene encoding 30S ribosomal protein S10, with product MQRARIKLSSTDHKVLDEICRQIKEIAEKTGVDISGPIPLPTKVLRVVTRKSPDGEGSSTFDRWTMKIHKRLIDIDADERALRHIMKIRIPDNVQIEIQFK from the coding sequence ATGCAAAGAGCAAGAATCAAGTTATCAAGTACTGACCACAAAGTTTTAGATGAAATTTGCAGACAAATAAAAGAGATTGCTGAAAAAACAGGAGTTGATATCTCAGGGCCTATACCATTACCAACAAAGGTCTTAAGAGTTGTTACAAGAAAGAGTCCTGATGGAGAGGGTTCATCAACATTTGACAGATGGACAATGAAAATCCACAAAAGATTAATTGACATTGATGCAGATGAGAGAGCTTTAAGACACATTATGAAAATAAGAATCCCTGACAATGTCCAAATAGAGATACAGTTCAAATAA
- the engB gene encoding GTP-binding protein EngB yields MDFFERYKNLKEKYKEKKTKPKVVVVGRSNVGKSTFVRLMTGRKDIRVGKKPGVTLKINEYDMGEYILVDMPGFGYMAGLPKKVQEKIKDEIVHYIENHADEIAAAVQIIDAKAFFEIVERWKGRGEIPIDLEMFDFITDLKISPILVANKMDKIKKDEWDEVLDGICEYLKCQPPWHQWKFIVPAILKEGKGIEEIKKKILERVRLFKKLRGIE; encoded by the coding sequence ATGGACTTTTTTGAGAGATATAAAAATTTAAAAGAAAAATATAAAGAAAAAAAGACAAAGCCAAAAGTTGTAGTTGTTGGTAGAAGTAATGTAGGCAAATCAACTTTTGTTAGATTAATGACTGGTAGAAAAGATATTAGAGTAGGAAAAAAACCAGGGGTTACTTTAAAAATTAATGAATATGATATGGGGGAATACATCTTAGTAGATATGCCAGGTTTTGGTTATATGGCAGGGTTGCCAAAAAAAGTTCAGGAAAAGATTAAAGATGAAATTGTTCATTACATAGAAAATCATGCTGACGAAATAGCTGCAGCAGTTCAAATTATAGATGCAAAAGCATTTTTTGAGATAGTTGAGAGATGGAAAGGGAGGGGGGAAATCCCAATTGATTTAGAGATGTTTGACTTTATAACTGATTTGAAAATAAGCCCAATTCTTGTAGCCAATAAAATGGATAAAATAAAGAAAGATGAATGGGATGAAGTTTTAGACGGTATCTGTGAATATTTAAAATGCCAGCCACCATGGCATCAATGGAAGTTTATAGTCCCAGCTATACTAAAAGAAGGTAAAGGGATTGAAGAGATAAAGAAAAAGATTCTTGAGAGAGTTAGATTATTTAAAAAATTAAGAGGCATTGAATAA